TATGGCCTTCTTCCTAATTTGGGAAAGTATCACATGACTGCATGCACAAAATGCTATAAAATAATAGATCCTGAACTTGCAAAAGCCAATGGAATGAGATGTTCCTGTGGTGGCAGGATCAAGAAGGGAGTGGATTTTAGAATAAGTGAAATAGCTGATTACAAAGAGCCTCATCATCCAAGCCATAGGCCACCATATGTCCATTTAATGCCTCTTGCCGAAATAATCAGCATGATTTATGATAAGGGAATTACAACAAAAACCGTTCAAGGGGTTTGGCAGAAATTGATTGATGCATATGGCCCTGAAATCGATGTTTTAATAAACACTCCATTTGAGGACATTTCAAAAATAGATGATAAGGTAGCTCTTGGAATAGAAGGATTTAGGAATAAGACCTTGAATGTTGTTCCTGGTGGCGGGGGCAAATATGGTGAAATATCTTTCAATGAGGACTTTAAGAAACCGGAGAAGTCTGAAAAAATAGTAACTTTAGATTATTTTTAAAAGCTTTTTTGAGTTCAAGAGATAGAAAAAAGTCATTGATTATTTTTAAAAGCAGGCTTGGCGGGATTTGAACCCGCGGTCTTTAGATTAGGAGTCTAACGCCTTATCCAAACTGGGCTACAAGCCTATATCATTTCTTAAACTGCTTAAGATATCTTAAGTAGTCTTCTTTTGTAATTATAATAAAAATAGTAAAAATAGTAATAGAGCGGACCCGCCGGGATTTGAACCCGGGACCTTCGGATTAGAAGTCCGACGCCCTGTCCAGCTAGGCTACGGGCCCTATATACAACATTTAATATTATGTTTATTATGATATATAAAACTATCGTAAAGAATACTCTTTTTTTAAATTAAAAATTCTAATAAGTTTAAATTGATAAAACTGTTTTTTAATAAAAATGATTTATGAAAACAAATGTAATAAAATGAAATAAAAAAAGAAAATAAAAACTAAAAATTAAATTAATTTAAATTTTAATTTTTTTAGCATTTATTCTTGTATAGTTCAACACTGTTTAATTTTAGAATATTAATTTCTTTAATCACTTATTGGCTGTTGGTCTCGTTATCTGAGTCATCGCTTGAGTCAGTGCTGTTACCTTTTTCAGGTACAACTTCGTCACTCCAAGCACCTTCTAAAACTGTTCCAGTACCAGATCCAACAAGCACATAACCAGTACGGCCTTTAGCATCTTTTAAAAGGCAAGTGTAATATCCATGAGAATTGTATTTTACACTGTAACACCAGGAACCTTCCCATCCTTGAGCTTCAGCAATCTTTTTAGCTTTTTCAGGGCTTACGTTATGCTTGCCTGAAGAACTTGAGCTAGAGCTTGAGCTGCTTGAGGAGCTGCTGGTTCCACTGCCTGAACCGGTATTGTCACCAGTTCCAGTACCGTTTCCATCAAGACCAGTAGAATTATTTCCTATTCCTGTGTTACCTTGGTCATCAGGTGTAAAACCTGAAAGGTCATTGAATACACTATTGCTATCATTTGTTAATCCATATGCAGTTACTCCTGCAGCAATACACAATACGATAACAACAGAAATAATAATGCTTGAATTGTCCATATTTCCACCTCTTTTAGAATATTTTAAAAAAGATTTGCAATAATTTTTATAAAATTTCTATGAATGTAATATTTGTAAAATCACTTCATCAATTTTTTAAATTGATAATATAGTATATTTTAGTAACGATATATTATAAATTTATTCATTTTTATAGGGTTTTCACTTTAAAAATAGATTTTATTCATAAAAAAATTTTTTTAAAAATAGTAATTAAAAAGTTAAAAAATAAGGAATAAATGAAACTTATTCCTAAAAATAAAAGTTTAAACTTTTCCTAAGTTTTCACCAGAGTAACTGATTGCAATTGCGTCAACAACAGTTCCGTTTGCATCTGAGATATAGCAGATGTATTGGGTTCCGTCATCCTTAACGTTGCTGACATATGCTCCTGCTTCCCCGATAAAACTTGAAGCAACTGATTTAGCTTGGTCAGGACTTATTTTAGTTTGGCCTTGTCCGCCAGAACCTCCAGAGTTACCTCCAGATCCTGAACCGGAACCTGATCCTGAGCCAGACCCTGATCCTGAGCCAGAGTTACTGCCTCCATTAGAGTTTGTTCCACCATTGCTTCCACTGGAACCTGAACTTCCTCCGTTAGAAACATCTGAGCCAGTTCCATCACCTGAATTATCGCCGAACAAATCGCCAATTCCATTATCTCCAGAACTTGTACTGTCTGGTGAGAATCCGGTTAAATCATTGAATACTGCATTATCGCCTTCGCTTATTCCATATGCAGTTACTCCTGCAGCAATACATAAAACAATAATTACAGATATGATTATGTTTGAATTGTCCATTATTTCACCTCCTTCAATTAGAAGAATTTTTATAAATTTGAGTTAATTGATTTTTTTAAATTTTATTAAAAAAATTTTTACAATTGTATATTATTATTGTTCATTATCTTAAATATATCTTTCCTAAAAATTTTT
The sequence above is a segment of the uncultured Methanobrevibacter sp. genome. Coding sequences within it:
- a CDS encoding endoglucanase, which gives rise to MDNSNIIISVIIVLCIAAGVTAYGISEGDNAVFNDLTGFSPDSTSSGDNGIGDLFGDNSGDGTGSDVSNGGSSGSSGSNGGTNSNGGSNSGSGSGSGSGSGSGSGSGGNSGGSGGQGQTKISPDQAKSVASSFIGEAGAYVSNVKDDGTQYICYISDANGTVVDAIAISYSGENLGKV